From Persicobacter psychrovividus, one genomic window encodes:
- the cas1 gene encoding type II CRISPR-associated endonuclease Cas1, with protein MIKRTLYFGNACRLNVQLGQLQATYPEAVGKASKKVPVEDIGLVVIDHPQVSITHGLSNALIANNAAMLWCNEKHMPHGMLLPFESNQTFTEKLHRQIAVAQPLKKQLWKQTIQSKIQNQAVVLEVFGHCPQPLIRWAEEVKSGDTDNKEARAAAYYWSKLLGPYGVGRGREAGPPNALFNYGYAVLRAIIARSLVSSGCHPSLGIFHKNKYNPFCLADDVMEPYRPFVDAWIFQYLQELEGILPGEELTQGDKIRLLEIPTLDVQISDKISPLMVASQRTTASLMRCYEGDEKQILYPQFQ; from the coding sequence GCAGTTGGGTCAGCTTCAGGCAACTTATCCTGAGGCCGTGGGGAAAGCAAGCAAAAAAGTTCCTGTGGAAGACATTGGACTGGTCGTGATTGACCACCCACAGGTAAGCATCACTCATGGTCTAAGCAATGCTTTGATAGCCAATAATGCCGCCATGCTTTGGTGCAATGAAAAACATATGCCGCATGGCATGTTATTGCCCTTTGAGTCTAATCAAACCTTCACAGAGAAATTGCATAGACAAATTGCGGTTGCTCAACCACTCAAAAAGCAATTATGGAAACAAACAATACAGTCCAAAATACAAAATCAGGCGGTGGTATTGGAGGTATTTGGGCATTGTCCACAACCATTGATCAGGTGGGCTGAAGAAGTCAAAAGTGGGGATACTGATAATAAGGAAGCCCGTGCGGCCGCTTATTATTGGAGTAAATTACTTGGCCCCTATGGCGTTGGCAGAGGGCGAGAGGCAGGTCCTCCCAATGCCTTGTTTAACTATGGGTATGCGGTATTAAGGGCGATCATCGCACGCTCCTTGGTGAGCAGTGGATGCCACCCGTCATTGGGGATTTTTCATAAGAATAAATACAATCCCTTTTGCTTGGCAGATGATGTCATGGAACCATATCGCCCTTTTGTGGATGCTTGGATTTTTCAATATTTACAGGAGTTGGAGGGGATATTACCAGGAGAGGAACTAACACAAGGTGATAAGATTAGATTACTTGAAATCCCCACATTGGACGTGCAGATTAGTGATAAAATCAGTCCATTGATGGTCGCATCCCAACGAACCACCGCCAGTTTGATGAGATGTTATGAAGGAGACGAAAAGCAAATTCTTTATCCTCAATTCCAATGA